The genomic region CGCGGGGGTGGCGTACTGGCTGGTTAAAAGCATCATCAAGCCTCTGGCCGATGCCATAGAGACTGCCGACAGGATCGCCGAAAGGGATCTCACCGTGCAGGTCTGCGCGGGCGACGGCAGCGAGGCGGGGCACCTGATGACGGCCATGGGTAACATGGTGCAGAACCTGCGCGGCATCGTCTCGCAGACGAGCGGGATATCCACGAGCATCGCCACCTCTTCCACACAGCTGCATCAAACCTCTGAGCAGATAGCAAGCGGCGCGGAGCAGGTTGCCTCCCAGGCGCAGACAGTCGCCACGGCGAGCGAACAGATGTCCGCCACATCTAACGACATCGCCCAGAGCTGCCATGCCGCGGCGCGAAACGCAATGCAGGCCAGCAATGCAGCGGAAACCGGGGCGCAGGTGGTGGCGCAGACCGTCGAGGTTATGAACCGGATCGCGGATCGGGTGAATGCGACATCGCGGACCGTGGAAAGCCTGGGGGAGCGCTCGGACCAGATAGGCGCAATAGTCGGTACGATAGAGGACATCGCCGACCAGACGAACCTTTTGGCCTTGAATGCTGCCATAGAAGCCGCGAGAGCCGGAGAACAGGGGCGGGGTTTTGCGGTGGTGGCCGACGAGGTGCGCGCGCTTTCCGAGCGGACCGCCAAGGCGACCAGGGAGATCAGCGAGATGATCAAGGCGATCCAGGCCGAGACCAGGGGGGCGGTTCAGGCGATGGAAGAAGGGGTGCGCGAGGTGCAGCAGGGAACAGAGGAGGCGGCGAAATCGGGAAGTGCGCTCCAGGAGATCCTGGACCAGATCAACGCGGTGAGCATGCAGGTGAACCAGATCGCCACCGCGGCGGAGGAGCAGACGGCGACCATAAGCGAGATCAGCGGTAACATAACCAGGATGACCGAGGTGGTCCAGAGGACCGCCCAGGGGTCGCAGGACTCCTCCATTGCTGCGGCCCAGCTTGCCAGCCTGTCCGACGACCTGAGCACGCTGGTGACGCAGTTCAAGCTCAACTGATGCCAACGACAAAGAGCGGCATCCTTCACGGCCCTGTATTGCCGTGGCTGATGCCGCTCCTTTATTAACAGCCGGCTGGTCCTACCGCTTCATAAGCCCCAGCTTCGAAAGCACGTTGAAGAGCCCATCCTTGGAAACCGGCTTCACCAGGTACGCGGCAGACTGGGCGTTGCAAAAGGACTCCATGGCGTCGTTGGAGGAGTTGAGCGCGGTCAGCATGACGATGTTCACCCGCTTAGCCGGCTTCTGCTCCTTCTCGATGTGCCGGATCGCCTTGGCGGCATCGTGGCCGCTCATGCCCGGCATCATGATGTCCATGATGACGAGGTCGAACGGGTCGTCCGCCGAAAGCGCCGCGTTGTACTTCTCGAGAGCCTCGACACCGCTGCCGGCGTGGTGGCAATCCGCAGTCGCGCTGAGGAGGGTGGCCACGAAATCGCGGCAAAAGAGCTCGTCGTCCACTATCAAACACTTCATAATCTTCCCCCACAATGTGTACAGGTAGAGTAGTAGTTACCGTGAGCGCCTGACCCCAAAACGCCAGGCATACATTCCCTATCGGCTCATTGGAACCGTTCTTTAGCCTCTCAATTAAAAAAAGATGGGGGATGGCTGGGCAAAAGGTGCGCTGCAGGCGGGCTGAGATCCGGCGGGTATCCCTTGAAAAAAAAGGGTGGCGCTCAGGCCACCCCGGGTACAAAGGGGGCTGCTGCGACTTTCAGATGAGCAGCCGAACGGGGTTTTCCAGAATTTCCTTCAGAGCGGCAAGAAACTTAGCGGCGTAGGCCCCGTCGACCGCGCGGTGGTCTGCGGAGAGGGTGACCTTCATGACCTTGATGCTGCTCAGCCCCCCCGAGCTCACCTTCGCCACCTCGGCGATCGCCCCGACAGCGAGAACGCCTGAGTGGGCGGGATGGATGATGGCGCTGAAGCTGCTGACGCCGAACATCCCCAGGTTGGAAATGGAGAAGGTCCCGCCATGCATCTCTTGCTCCGTAAGGCTGCCGGAACGTGCGCGCTCCACGAGCCGTTTCCCTTCCTCAGAGACTTCCAGCAAAGAGCGCTTCTGGCAGCCGGTCAGAACCGGCATCAAAACGCCGTCCGGCATGCCAACCGCGATCGCTATGTTGATCTCGTTGTGGAACTGCAGCCCCTCAGGAGTGAAGCTTGCGTTCATCTGGGGAAACTTTTGCAGCGCCAGCGCCACCGCCTTGACGATGAGGTCGTTGACGCTGACCGGCTTGCCGCTTTGCTTCAACTGGCGCCTGACCGAGTCGGCCTCGTCCATCTCGATATCCATGGTAACGGTGAAATGCGGGATGTGGCTCCAAGATTCGATCACCGTTTTGGCTACGGCGCTCCGCAGCCGCGACAACAGCCTTGGACCTTCTCCCTGCGGTGCCGCCCCCGCTTCCGCTGTCCCCGGGACTCCTCGACCGGCCGGCGGTTGCGGCACACCAGGAGCTTCTCCAGCCCCCTTCGCCTGCGTCTCCAGGTCGGTCAGCAGGATGCGCCCTTCAGGGCCGCTTCCCCGCACCTGGGCCAGCTCTATTCCCAGCTCGCGTGCCCGGCGCCTGACCAGGGGGGCCGCCTTTTCCCGCCCCGCTCCGGCAGCAGGCTCCGGGCCTTTGGGCGAAGCTGCAGGGGGCGCTCCCGCGGGGGGCACTTCAGGACGATACGGCTCCTTCGGCTCGCCGGAAGGCTGCGTCTCTGCGGCACTGGGCCTTGGCGGCGCGGCAGGGGCCTGTTTCTCACCTTCGGGAGGGACCAGATCGACAGCTTCGGCAGGCTTGCTCCCCTTAGCGGCCGGTGGTTCAGCGGCTGCCGCCCCGCTCTCTCCAGCTGCAGCCTCAGGCTGGGATGCGGCCGGCGGTCCGGAAGAAGGCTCCCCCTGCGCCCTAGCCGGTTCAGGTTCCAGGTGCGGCACCGGGGCGGACTGCTGTGCCGCGCCTGCTCCTTTTTCACCCGCGTTGCCGATGACCGCTATCACCGTCCCCACCGGCACCAAGTCCCCTGCCTGCACCCTAATCTCCAGCAGTTCGCCCGATACGTAGGCCTCGAGTTCCATATTGGCCTTGTCGGTTTCGACCTCGGCTATTACCTCGCCGCGGGTGACCGTCTCCCCTACCCTCTTATTCCAGGAAACGAGCCTCCCCTCGGTCATGGTGTCGGACAGTTTCGGCATGACGATGTCGTTCATAGCGGCTCCCTCAGTACGATTCGTTTAATAGGTCCCGGACCCCCTGCACTATCCCCTCGGCCTGGGGTATGCAGATCTTCTCGATCTTGCGCGAGTAGGGCATCGGCACGTCGAGTCCGGAGATGCGTTTAACCCGCGCCAGGAGCGTATCGAAGCAGCGCTCGTAGATGCGAGACGCAATATCGCCGCCAAGCCCCGCGTTTCTCCAGCACTCCTCAACCACCACCGCCCGTCCGGTCTTCGCTACCGAGGCAAGGAAGGTCTCGGTATCCAAGGGGGACAGGGTGCGCAGGTCGACCACCTCGCAGGAGACCCCTTCCTTCTCGAGCAGTTGTGCCGCCTGCAGGCAGAGGATGGACATGCGCCCGTACCCGATAAGCGTCACAGCCTCGCCCTGACGCATGATGGAGGCCTTCCCGAAGGGGACCAGGTATTCCGGGTCCTCGGGGACCTCCCCCTTGCTGTTGTAAAGGAGCTCGTGCTCCAGGAATATCACCGGGTTGTCG from Citrifermentans bremense harbors:
- a CDS encoding response regulator; amino-acid sequence: MKCLIVDDELFCRDFVATLLSATADCHHAGSGVEALEKYNAALSADDPFDLVIMDIMMPGMSGHDAAKAIRHIEKEQKPAKRVNIVMLTALNSSNDAMESFCNAQSAAYLVKPVSKDGLFNVLSKLGLMKR
- a CDS encoding methyl-accepting chemotaxis protein, with translation MRTEMGIKRKLLTGFGITIFASAVVAVTALSGLSVGRGELENRLTQMKAVAELEAASSASVQRVAAGANGSTPASASTVEKGEIRAMEQLKGSLTSEREQALFQALSAKMSSFASSRAKTSAMVNQGRKAEAVKGLKLLREKQVDYQGSLTGFGNYLAQQAQLERVAAAAKATRARVATISLLFLAVGVVAGVAYWLVKSIIKPLADAIETADRIAERDLTVQVCAGDGSEAGHLMTAMGNMVQNLRGIVSQTSGISTSIATSSTQLHQTSEQIASGAEQVASQAQTVATASEQMSATSNDIAQSCHAAARNAMQASNAAETGAQVVAQTVEVMNRIADRVNATSRTVESLGERSDQIGAIVGTIEDIADQTNLLALNAAIEAARAGEQGRGFAVVADEVRALSERTAKATREISEMIKAIQAETRGAVQAMEEGVREVQQGTEEAAKSGSALQEILDQINAVSMQVNQIATAAEEQTATISEISGNITRMTEVVQRTAQGSQDSSIAAAQLASLSDDLSTLVTQFKLN
- a CDS encoding dihydrolipoamide acetyltransferase family protein, which translates into the protein MNDIVMPKLSDTMTEGRLVSWNKRVGETVTRGEVIAEVETDKANMELEAYVSGELLEIRVQAGDLVPVGTVIAVIGNAGEKGAGAAQQSAPVPHLEPEPARAQGEPSSGPPAASQPEAAAGESGAAAAEPPAAKGSKPAEAVDLVPPEGEKQAPAAPPRPSAAETQPSGEPKEPYRPEVPPAGAPPAASPKGPEPAAGAGREKAAPLVRRRARELGIELAQVRGSGPEGRILLTDLETQAKGAGEAPGVPQPPAGRGVPGTAEAGAAPQGEGPRLLSRLRSAVAKTVIESWSHIPHFTVTMDIEMDEADSVRRQLKQSGKPVSVNDLIVKAVALALQKFPQMNASFTPEGLQFHNEINIAIAVGMPDGVLMPVLTGCQKRSLLEVSEEGKRLVERARSGSLTEQEMHGGTFSISNLGMFGVSSFSAIIHPAHSGVLAVGAIAEVAKVSSGGLSSIKVMKVTLSADHRAVDGAYAAKFLAALKEILENPVRLLI
- a CDS encoding alpha-ketoacid dehydrogenase subunit beta; this encodes MPEMTYRDAINLALKEEMRRDQKVVVYGEDVALYEGAFKVTRGLLSEFGELRVRDCPISENTIVGVAVGAAMAGVRPVAELMTVNFALLAMDQIVNHMAKVRYMFGGQISVPMVVRMPGGGGSQLGAQHSQSLESYFMHCPGMLVAYPATPADAKGLLKSSIRTDNPVIFLEHELLYNSKGEVPEDPEYLVPFGKASIMRQGEAVTLIGYGRMSILCLQAAQLLEKEGVSCEVVDLRTLSPLDTETFLASVAKTGRAVVVEECWRNAGLGGDIASRIYERCFDTLLARVKRISGLDVPMPYSRKIEKICIPQAEGIVQGVRDLLNESY